One region of Sphingomonas abietis genomic DNA includes:
- the thiE gene encoding thiamine phosphate synthase has protein sequence MEIDESELKLDPGFAARFEDDRRRPPCQLYLISPPAITTDFVDTLAAAFDGGPVAAFQLRLKGLIDDHAIAKLAEPIQKLCADRDVAFIVNDSIGLAKRLGADGVHLGQEDGDAREARDVLGPSVQIGVTCHDSRHLAMEAGEAGADYVAFGAFYPTTTKETKHQAELSLLGWWTTLFELPCVAIGGITPQNAPPLIAAGADFLAVCGAVWNDPAGPAAAIAAFDAVLKG, from the coding sequence ATGGAGATCGATGAATCTGAACTGAAGCTTGATCCAGGCTTCGCCGCGCGGTTCGAGGATGATCGGCGTCGGCCGCCGTGCCAACTCTATCTGATCTCGCCGCCCGCGATCACCACGGATTTCGTGGATACGCTGGCGGCGGCGTTCGATGGCGGGCCGGTGGCGGCGTTCCAGCTGCGCCTCAAGGGCCTGATCGACGATCATGCGATCGCCAAGCTCGCCGAACCGATCCAGAAGCTGTGCGCGGATCGCGATGTCGCCTTCATCGTCAACGACTCGATCGGCCTCGCCAAAAGGCTGGGCGCCGACGGCGTGCATCTCGGCCAGGAGGATGGCGACGCGCGCGAGGCGCGGGACGTGCTCGGGCCGTCGGTGCAGATCGGCGTGACCTGCCATGACAGCCGCCATCTCGCGATGGAAGCGGGCGAGGCCGGGGCCGACTATGTGGCGTTCGGCGCCTTCTACCCGACCACCACCAAGGAGACCAAGCACCAGGCCGAGCTCTCCCTTCTCGGCTGGTGGACGACGCTGTTCGAATTGCCGTGCGTGGCGATCGGCGGGATCACGCCGCAGAATGCGCCGCCCCTGATCGCGGCCGGTGCCGATTTCCTCGCGGTGTGCGGTGCCGTCTGGAACGATCCGGCCGGGCCGGCAGCGGCGATCGCGGCGTTCGACGCGGTGCTCAAGGGATGA